The proteins below are encoded in one region of Microbacterium pygmaeum:
- a CDS encoding acyl-CoA dehydrogenase family protein: MSDLDFSLPFTHAPAIDRDPDAYVAAHDAFDESISDALLTPRERAVRAAMRRVAASDVAPRAAAIDRTHDFAHDSYQAVAAAGLVGLVFPEHLGGTGDTHVAYAVAMEELAAACASTSLIYMTQTHAAYPILSAGSAELAARYIPHLLDGSRYGSMAITEPDAGSDVSSIRTRATLAPNADAYVLSGSKTFITTGDRADVIVCFVTTDPRAGRAGVTAFVVEGGQDGVSAGQPFAKMGMHGSSTAEIFLSEVRVPTANRLGDEGSGWAIVMASVTKSRISAAAQGVGIARNAYVRALIALHGIHGPRLPADIAFVLAGLRGDILQARLLLLATAREVDDAEHPSVAHIGIMKQVCTDAGWNVSVKAAALLGAYGDFAELGVERGLRDAKVTQIYDGTNEVQRLLIGRDTERRLREVV, encoded by the coding sequence ATGAGCGACCTCGACTTCTCTCTCCCCTTCACGCACGCCCCTGCGATCGACCGCGACCCCGACGCGTACGTTGCCGCTCACGACGCATTCGACGAATCGATCAGCGATGCCCTTCTCACCCCACGGGAGCGAGCTGTTCGCGCCGCCATGCGCCGCGTTGCGGCATCGGACGTCGCGCCCCGCGCTGCGGCGATCGATCGAACGCACGATTTCGCCCACGACAGCTATCAGGCGGTCGCGGCCGCCGGGCTGGTCGGCCTGGTGTTCCCCGAGCACCTGGGCGGCACCGGCGATACTCACGTGGCCTATGCCGTCGCCATGGAGGAGCTCGCCGCGGCGTGTGCGTCGACCAGCCTCATCTATATGACGCAGACTCACGCCGCCTACCCGATCTTGAGCGCGGGAAGCGCAGAGCTCGCCGCACGATACATCCCGCATCTGCTGGACGGCAGTCGCTACGGGTCGATGGCGATCACCGAACCCGATGCCGGGAGCGACGTGTCGAGCATCCGGACCCGAGCGACCCTCGCACCCAACGCGGACGCGTACGTCTTGTCGGGATCGAAGACATTCATCACCACGGGCGACCGCGCCGACGTCATCGTCTGCTTCGTCACCACCGACCCGCGCGCCGGACGAGCCGGTGTCACCGCTTTCGTGGTCGAAGGCGGTCAAGACGGCGTCAGCGCCGGTCAGCCGTTCGCCAAGATGGGCATGCACGGATCGTCAACCGCCGAGATCTTCCTCTCCGAGGTGCGCGTGCCGACAGCCAACCGGCTGGGCGACGAGGGCTCGGGCTGGGCGATCGTCATGGCCTCCGTGACCAAGTCGCGCATCAGCGCGGCAGCTCAGGGAGTGGGCATCGCACGCAACGCCTACGTCCGCGCCCTCATCGCCCTGCACGGAATCCACGGGCCGCGTCTGCCCGCAGACATCGCGTTCGTGCTCGCGGGGTTGCGCGGCGACATACTGCAGGCACGTCTCCTGCTGCTGGCCACCGCCCGCGAGGTCGACGACGCGGAGCATCCGTCCGTCGCCCACATCGGCATCATGAAACAGGTGTGCACTGATGCGGGATGGAACGTAAGCGTGAAGGCGGCCGCACTGCTCGGCGCCTACGGCGACTTCGCGGAGTTGGGCGTCGAACGCGGGCTGCGCGATGCGAAGGTCACGCAGATCTATGACGGGACGAACGAAGTGCAGCGGCTGCTGATCGGCCGCGATACGGAGCGACGCTTAAGGGAGGTCGTATGA
- a CDS encoding 3-hydroxyacyl-CoA dehydrogenase family protein codes for MTESLRTVAVVGGGTMGSGIAAVAVRGGQRTVLYDLSADQVERGLDFVRGFLAKSVSLGKLAADDAEAAGNRLTGTTDLAELAGADVVVEAIFEDLTAKKDLFAQLDDIVSERTLLHTNTSTLSVTAIASGSRYPERVVGTHYCNPAPLMKLVELVPGLHTASWAQEATLSYLTDVGKTSVVVKDRPGFILNRFLIPWENSCIDALENGFGTRESIDSAVTGALGHPMGPFRLLDIVGLDIHHQVATRLYEQLKEPRFAPPPMVERMIAAGDLGRKSGRGFYSYNDTKLFGA; via the coding sequence GTGACGGAGTCACTCAGGACCGTGGCGGTCGTAGGCGGGGGCACGATGGGCTCGGGAATCGCCGCAGTCGCCGTTCGCGGGGGCCAGCGAACCGTTCTCTACGACCTCAGTGCCGACCAGGTCGAGCGCGGGCTCGATTTCGTTCGCGGCTTTCTCGCCAAGAGCGTCTCGCTGGGCAAGCTCGCCGCCGACGACGCCGAAGCGGCAGGCAATCGACTGACCGGAACGACCGACCTGGCCGAGCTCGCCGGAGCCGACGTGGTGGTCGAGGCGATCTTCGAAGACCTGACGGCGAAGAAGGACCTCTTCGCACAACTGGATGACATCGTGTCGGAGCGGACGCTCCTCCACACCAACACGTCGACACTCTCCGTCACGGCGATCGCATCGGGTTCGCGGTATCCCGAACGCGTCGTCGGCACCCACTACTGCAATCCCGCCCCGCTGATGAAGCTTGTGGAGCTCGTCCCCGGTCTGCACACGGCATCTTGGGCGCAGGAGGCCACGCTGAGCTACCTCACAGACGTCGGCAAGACCTCGGTCGTGGTCAAAGACCGCCCGGGGTTCATCCTCAACCGGTTCCTCATTCCGTGGGAGAACAGTTGCATCGACGCGCTTGAGAACGGGTTCGGCACGCGAGAGTCGATCGACTCGGCCGTGACCGGGGCGCTCGGCCACCCGATGGGCCCGTTCCGGCTGCTCGACATCGTCGGACTCGATATTCACCACCAGGTCGCCACGCGACTGTATGAACAGTTGAAGGAGCCCCGGTTCGCACCCCCTCCCATGGTCGAGCGCATGATCGCGGCCGGTGATCTGGGGCGCAAGAGCGGCCGCGGCTTCTACTCGTACAACGACACGAAACTCTTCGGCGCGTGA
- a CDS encoding enoyl-CoA hydratase/isomerase family protein, whose protein sequence is MGELSVLTGRDGHVATVTIDRVDVHNALDAATLAAIEGAVAQLADGGARAIVITGTGTRAFSAGADLNELAGLDAVAAHAVLAAGQRTMSAIAASRVPVIAAVNGLALGGGFELVLSCTFAVLADTAKLGLPESGLGLMPGYGGTQRLPALIGRAAAAHVMLTGTRLDARRCYELGLTPMAPVPLEQLMDTAMTTAHSIAAKGPRAQSAILTALSASAVRDDALSLESALAGVITGGDEAREGIAAFREKRDPRFESMTGASRT, encoded by the coding sequence GCGTCGATGTGCATAATGCCCTTGACGCTGCAACGCTCGCTGCCATCGAGGGCGCAGTCGCGCAGCTGGCCGACGGCGGAGCCCGTGCCATCGTCATCACCGGCACGGGGACCAGGGCCTTCAGCGCCGGCGCCGACCTGAACGAACTCGCTGGGCTCGACGCCGTCGCGGCGCACGCCGTGCTCGCTGCCGGCCAGCGCACCATGTCAGCGATTGCCGCGAGCCGGGTACCCGTCATCGCTGCCGTGAACGGACTCGCGCTCGGCGGCGGATTTGAACTCGTGCTCTCCTGCACTTTCGCCGTCCTCGCCGACACCGCGAAGCTCGGCCTGCCCGAATCGGGGCTCGGGCTGATGCCCGGCTACGGCGGCACCCAGCGTTTGCCTGCGCTCATCGGCAGGGCCGCCGCAGCGCACGTTATGCTCACGGGAACCCGGCTCGACGCCCGCCGCTGCTACGAACTCGGCCTCACGCCGATGGCTCCGGTTCCGCTCGAGCAACTAATGGACACCGCCATGACCACGGCACACAGCATCGCGGCGAAGGGCCCAAGGGCCCAGTCGGCGATACTCACCGCTCTGAGCGCATCGGCGGTGCGAGACGATGCGCTGTCGCTCGAGTCGGCCCTGGCGGGAGTCATCACCGGAGGCGATGAAGCGCGGGAGGGCATCGCCGCGTTCCGCGAGAAGCGCGATCCTCGGTTCGAATCGATGACGGGGGCGAGTCGGACATGA
- a CDS encoding SDR family NAD(P)-dependent oxidoreductase — MNDELTGKVAIVTGAGRGLGRIIARTLSDAGANVVVASRTPAQLQEFVEDAEARGRSALAMPTDVTDEGAVDDLVSATVQRFGRVDILVNNSGVVDTSPLLEQAPAAWDRVIDTNLRGTYLVTRAVGAHLVAQGSGKVINIASNFALMGVANHAAYSASKAAVIAFTKSIAVEWARAGVQVNAIAPGYFETDLNAGMRADEEMTSRVLRAIPARRMGSPIELKPWILLLAGTASDFMTGEVIVIDGGQSVT, encoded by the coding sequence ATGAACGACGAGCTGACCGGCAAGGTCGCCATCGTCACCGGGGCAGGCCGAGGCCTGGGCCGGATCATCGCGCGCACTCTCAGCGATGCCGGTGCAAATGTGGTCGTGGCATCTCGCACGCCCGCACAGCTGCAGGAGTTCGTCGAAGACGCTGAAGCCCGCGGGCGCAGCGCACTCGCGATGCCCACCGATGTGACCGACGAGGGCGCCGTCGATGACCTCGTCTCGGCGACCGTCCAGCGGTTCGGGCGCGTCGACATCCTCGTAAACAACTCGGGCGTAGTCGATACGAGCCCACTGCTCGAACAGGCACCCGCCGCGTGGGACCGGGTCATCGACACGAACCTGCGTGGTACCTACCTGGTCACCCGGGCGGTGGGCGCGCACCTGGTCGCACAAGGGTCGGGCAAGGTCATCAACATCGCCTCGAACTTCGCGCTCATGGGGGTCGCGAACCATGCGGCGTACTCCGCCTCGAAGGCCGCGGTCATCGCCTTCACCAAGTCGATCGCGGTCGAGTGGGCTCGCGCCGGCGTTCAGGTCAACGCGATCGCGCCCGGCTACTTCGAGACCGACCTGAACGCGGGCATGCGGGCCGACGAAGAGATGACGTCGCGGGTTCTGCGGGCCATTCCGGCGCGGCGCATGGGCTCGCCGATCGAACTGAAGCCGTGGATCCTGCTGCTGGCGGGCACCGCGTCTGACTTCATGACGGGGGAGGTCATCGTCATCGACGGTGGCCAATCGGTGACGTGA